A genomic segment from Polyangium mundeleinium encodes:
- a CDS encoding protein kinase domain-containing protein has product MKGDTERDESRSREDAPTKVELPPRSVRPSVPPPASVTDVGATIAGRYRLERKLGVGGMGEVFLARDAWKNIRVAVKILHRRMADNLTVVNRFRREARIMRELSSPHAAAIHDFGQTDDGALYLVMEYLEGETLGSLIEREAPLAPARVTRIALDLLDVLADAHRRGVVHRDIKPQNVFLALAARGPGKDGEPVVKLLDFGIAKLEDHESTELTETGAIWGTPRYMSPEQARGQPIDRRSDLYSLGAMMYRALTGEPPFEGASVAELSYALTHKAPVPPDKRRPDLGIPLELGRVVMRALEKDPNARYSTAAEMAEDLRALQSEPAPAPVAEAGRLTSLGMRGWILATCLFALVALAEFPRVARATFPGFTVEAGLLVSAVVEPTWPGIERGIEPYDALLAVDGTPVHRGRDVHEYVHRLAPGTLVTYTLRRDDRTYDVAVPVTPFGWASLFKLYASGLIAAILFLLVGGIAGWKRPTLRPVQALVAFTSAVGLFLIASVDFDLVDSAFTWIYYLGCSSTGAAEVHLALVFSGLGGATRKRPWLLWLPYVPALALLVTWTTIGVDPAIGNACTRAGIGMMLLGFLALLGSFLYARFRGRTLSARQSARFMLWTAGLSVLPSLVLQLVPISLGLHTSSVAGLSWLAMFPLAGFPAAFAHQIQRRQMFDVDVALREVSRVLAMLVVLGAVFAAVAFSFGGLAYAFSGSEGMYLGLGATFGVAAVVAAAEPVSLRIRRLFERRADVDAASVLDEMAGAVANAASEDEVVTLLVDTIRRCFSPRTTRLLERGDGGIYWARAPGAPPSQSMTGPRSVTGPRTEVDGDFSGATREPAHGTPVDEIRRSLTRLGHFDAHAFLVLPLDGAEGAAGAAAAPASVVVVGARADGKAYSSYDASLVTGLLRIAALRLHALGERADAEKRLLLDRCFGPARGETGAPGAELVGGVPARGLATALVLRFSGLDMAADRLPPRRFKVLVDELSEAAATAAFTMAGTMHASRGDEMLFAFGALGEDRSAVELASMRAALHQIEQTAEIAARHGAPFVRARVGVARGLLTVGTFGAPFHSHCMILGAAVQEATELAGAARDGEVLVDDDVARAAEEAEAMTIESLPAHRGIRASRVARREV; this is encoded by the coding sequence GTGAAGGGCGACACGGAGCGCGACGAGAGCCGGAGCCGCGAGGATGCGCCGACGAAGGTCGAGCTGCCGCCGCGCAGCGTGCGGCCGAGCGTGCCGCCGCCCGCGTCCGTGACCGACGTCGGCGCCACCATTGCCGGGCGGTATCGCCTCGAACGAAAGCTCGGCGTGGGCGGCATGGGCGAGGTCTTCCTCGCCCGCGACGCGTGGAAAAACATCCGCGTCGCCGTGAAGATCCTGCACCGCCGCATGGCGGACAACCTCACGGTCGTGAACCGCTTCCGCCGCGAGGCGCGCATCATGCGGGAGCTATCGAGCCCGCACGCCGCGGCCATTCATGATTTCGGACAAACCGACGACGGGGCGCTCTACCTCGTCATGGAGTACCTCGAGGGCGAGACGCTCGGCAGCTTGATCGAGCGGGAAGCGCCGCTCGCCCCGGCGCGCGTCACCCGCATCGCCCTCGATCTGCTCGACGTCCTCGCGGACGCCCATCGGCGCGGCGTGGTCCACCGCGACATCAAGCCGCAGAACGTCTTCCTCGCCCTCGCCGCGCGCGGGCCGGGCAAGGACGGCGAGCCCGTGGTCAAGCTCCTCGATTTCGGCATCGCCAAGCTCGAGGACCACGAATCCACCGAGCTCACCGAGACCGGCGCCATCTGGGGCACGCCGCGCTACATGAGCCCGGAGCAGGCGAGGGGACAGCCCATCGATCGCCGCAGCGACCTCTATTCGCTCGGCGCGATGATGTACCGCGCGCTCACGGGCGAACCTCCGTTCGAGGGCGCGAGCGTGGCCGAGCTCTCCTATGCGCTCACGCACAAGGCGCCCGTCCCGCCCGACAAGCGCCGCCCGGATCTCGGCATTCCCCTCGAGCTCGGGCGCGTCGTGATGCGCGCGCTCGAAAAGGACCCGAACGCGCGGTATTCGACGGCCGCCGAGATGGCCGAGGATCTCCGGGCGCTCCAGAGCGAGCCTGCGCCGGCGCCCGTGGCCGAGGCGGGGCGGCTCACGAGCCTCGGGATGCGCGGGTGGATCCTCGCCACGTGCCTCTTCGCGCTCGTCGCGCTGGCCGAGTTTCCCCGCGTCGCGCGCGCGACGTTCCCCGGATTCACGGTGGAGGCGGGCCTGCTCGTCTCGGCCGTCGTGGAGCCGACCTGGCCCGGAATCGAGCGGGGCATCGAGCCCTACGATGCGCTCCTCGCGGTCGACGGCACGCCCGTGCATCGCGGCAGGGACGTCCACGAATACGTGCATCGGCTCGCCCCGGGCACGCTCGTGACGTATACCCTGCGCCGTGACGATCGCACGTACGACGTGGCGGTGCCGGTCACGCCGTTCGGCTGGGCCTCGCTGTTCAAGCTCTACGCCTCGGGGCTCATCGCCGCGATTCTCTTCCTCCTCGTCGGCGGCATCGCCGGCTGGAAACGGCCGACCTTGCGCCCCGTGCAGGCGCTCGTGGCCTTCACCAGCGCCGTCGGCCTCTTCCTCATTGCCTCCGTCGATTTCGACCTCGTCGACAGCGCCTTCACCTGGATCTATTACCTCGGCTGCTCGTCGACCGGCGCGGCCGAGGTCCACCTCGCGCTCGTGTTCTCCGGCCTCGGCGGCGCCACGCGAAAACGCCCGTGGCTCCTCTGGCTCCCGTATGTGCCGGCGCTCGCCTTGCTCGTCACGTGGACGACCATCGGCGTCGATCCCGCCATTGGCAACGCCTGCACCCGGGCCGGCATTGGCATGATGCTGCTCGGGTTCCTCGCGCTGCTCGGCTCCTTCCTCTACGCGCGCTTCCGCGGCCGGACGCTCTCCGCGCGGCAATCGGCGCGCTTCATGTTGTGGACCGCGGGCCTCTCCGTCCTGCCGAGCCTCGTGCTCCAGCTCGTGCCGATCAGCCTCGGCCTCCACACGTCGTCCGTGGCCGGCTTGAGCTGGCTTGCGATGTTCCCCCTGGCGGGCTTTCCGGCGGCCTTCGCGCACCAGATCCAGCGCCGGCAGATGTTCGACGTCGACGTCGCGCTCCGCGAGGTCTCCCGTGTCCTCGCCATGCTCGTCGTGCTCGGCGCCGTCTTCGCCGCCGTGGCCTTCTCCTTCGGCGGCCTCGCTTATGCGTTTTCCGGCTCCGAAGGTATGTACCTCGGCCTCGGCGCCACGTTTGGGGTCGCTGCGGTCGTGGCGGCGGCCGAGCCCGTCTCGCTCCGGATCCGCCGCCTCTTCGAGCGCCGCGCCGACGTCGACGCGGCCTCCGTGCTCGACGAAATGGCCGGCGCCGTGGCCAATGCCGCCTCCGAGGACGAGGTCGTCACGCTGCTCGTCGACACGATCCGGCGCTGCTTCTCCCCGCGCACGACGCGCCTCCTCGAGCGCGGCGACGGCGGCATTTACTGGGCGCGTGCCCCCGGCGCGCCGCCCTCGCAATCCATGACGGGCCCGCGCTCCGTCACCGGGCCCCGCACGGAGGTCGACGGCGATTTCAGCGGCGCGACCCGCGAGCCTGCACATGGCACGCCCGTGGACGAGATTCGCCGCAGCCTCACGCGGCTTGGCCATTTCGACGCCCATGCCTTCCTGGTCCTGCCGCTCGACGGGGCCGAGGGCGCCGCCGGGGCCGCCGCCGCGCCGGCGTCCGTGGTCGTCGTGGGCGCGCGCGCCGACGGCAAAGCGTATTCGTCGTACGACGCCTCGCTCGTCACGGGCCTCTTGCGGATCGCGGCGCTCCGCCTGCACGCGCTCGGCGAACGCGCGGACGCCGAGAAACGTTTGCTGCTCGATCGATGTTTTGGCCCCGCGCGCGGCGAGACGGGCGCGCCGGGGGCGGAGCTCGTCGGGGGTGTGCCCGCGCGTGGCCTCGCCACGGCGCTCGTGCTGCGTTTTTCCGGGCTCGACATGGCCGCGGACCGCTTGCCGCCGCGCCGATTCAAGGTCCTCGTCGACGAGCTCTCCGAGGCCGCGGCGACGGCGGCGTTCACGATGGCCGGCACGATGCACGCCTCGCGCGGGGACGAGATGCTCTTTGCGTTCGGCGCGCTCGGCGAGGATCGGAGCGCGGTCGAGCTCGCCTCCATGCGCGCGGCGCTCCATCAAATCGAGCAGACCGCCGAGATCGCGGCGCGGCATGGGGCGCCTTTCGTCCGCGCGCGCGTGGGCGTGGCGCGGGGCCTCTTGACGGTGGGCACCTTCGGCGCGCCCTTTCATTCGCATTGCATGATCCTCGGGGCGGCGGTCCAGGAGGCCACCGAGCTCGCGGGCGCCGCGCGGGACGGGGAGGTCCTCGTCGACGACGACGTCGCGCGGGCGGCCGAGGAAGCCGAGGCGATGACGATCGAGTCCTTGCCGGCGCACCGCGGGATCCGGGCGTCGCGCGTCGCGCGTCGCGAGGTGTGA
- a CDS encoding cytochrome P450 family protein — protein MQNGSSGESEKATGTVTLSLDPGRAIEDYAAARAQGPVVAVSFTDADMDAGGGESAANLEAFLAREHLFVSHYEEVLSALVDGRFSSDRRTAMTPEQREKLPPVIEELRLLSETLLSKDPPDHTRLRKLIQPSFSPRAMEAMRPRIQKLTDDLFDAAERAAEARGERAPDRCMDLIEAFAYPMPVTVISDMLGIPIADRAQVKQWTENLLRADRRRAGGMDAETITGLRQFTAYLRDLFVLKRNTPAEDMITDLLRAEEAGDKLCEDEVLSTVFLLYLAGHVTTVNLIGNGAFALFQHPAELAKLKADPTLAKGVVEETLRYWGPVDFVAARIAKENVHLGGACIPKGEPVMVGLAAANRDPARFPNPDTFDITRQGAERHVAFGKGIHLCVGAPLARVEGQIAFDTLFRRFPAMRLAVPPDDVRWNKSFLRGLTALPVLF, from the coding sequence ATGCAAAACGGATCCAGCGGAGAGAGCGAAAAGGCGACGGGGACCGTGACGTTGTCGCTCGACCCGGGACGGGCCATCGAGGACTACGCGGCCGCGCGGGCCCAGGGCCCCGTCGTCGCCGTCTCCTTCACGGACGCGGACATGGACGCGGGCGGCGGCGAAAGCGCGGCCAACCTCGAAGCCTTCCTCGCGCGCGAGCATCTCTTCGTGTCGCATTACGAAGAAGTGCTCTCCGCCCTGGTCGATGGCCGCTTTTCGTCCGATCGACGTACGGCCATGACCCCGGAGCAACGCGAGAAATTGCCGCCCGTCATCGAGGAGCTACGCCTGCTCTCGGAGACCCTGCTTTCCAAGGATCCCCCGGATCACACGCGCCTGCGCAAGCTCATCCAGCCGAGCTTCTCGCCGCGCGCCATGGAGGCGATGCGCCCGCGCATCCAGAAGCTCACGGACGACCTGTTCGACGCCGCGGAGCGCGCCGCCGAGGCCCGCGGCGAGCGCGCGCCCGATCGCTGCATGGACCTCATCGAGGCCTTCGCATACCCGATGCCGGTCACGGTGATCTCGGACATGCTCGGCATTCCGATCGCGGACCGCGCGCAGGTAAAACAATGGACGGAGAACCTCCTGCGCGCCGACCGTCGCCGCGCCGGCGGCATGGATGCCGAGACGATCACGGGGCTGCGCCAGTTCACCGCGTATTTGCGGGATCTCTTCGTCCTCAAGCGAAACACCCCGGCCGAGGACATGATCACGGACCTCCTGCGGGCCGAGGAGGCGGGCGACAAGCTCTGCGAGGACGAGGTGCTGTCGACGGTCTTTCTCCTGTACCTCGCGGGGCACGTGACCACCGTGAACCTGATCGGCAACGGGGCCTTCGCGCTCTTCCAGCATCCGGCGGAGCTCGCGAAGTTGAAGGCGGATCCGACGCTCGCGAAGGGCGTCGTCGAGGAGACGCTGCGTTACTGGGGCCCGGTCGATTTCGTCGCCGCGCGCATCGCCAAGGAGAACGTGCATCTCGGCGGGGCGTGCATTCCGAAAGGCGAGCCCGTCATGGTGGGCCTCGCCGCGGCGAACCGCGACCCGGCGCGCTTCCCGAACCCCGACACCTTCGACATCACGCGCCAGGGCGCCGAGCGGCACGTCGCCTTCGGAAAAGGCATTCACCTCTGCGTGGGCGCGCCGCTGGCGCGGGTGGAGGGCCAGATCGCCTTCGACACCTTGTTCCGACGGTTTCCCGCGATGCGCCTCGCCGTGCCGCCCGACGACGTCCGCTGGAACAAATCCTTCCTGCGGGGCCTCACGGCGCTGCCGGTCTTGTTCTAG
- a CDS encoding group II truncated hemoglobin has product MSEPQETPFDRMGGEAAVRNLCEHFYDAMDRDEPVLAKLHELDEQGRVSRRSRDRFALFLIGWLGGPQDYIAQNGHPRLRMRHARVPVDIAMRDAWMRAMTTAMDEVGVAPDLRTFLLGRLADVADFMRNQPG; this is encoded by the coding sequence ATGTCCGAGCCCCAAGAGACCCCGTTCGATCGTATGGGCGGCGAGGCCGCCGTCCGGAACCTCTGCGAGCACTTTTACGATGCGATGGACCGCGACGAGCCCGTCCTCGCCAAGCTGCACGAGCTCGACGAGCAAGGCCGCGTCTCGCGCCGCAGCCGCGATCGGTTTGCGCTGTTCCTGATCGGCTGGCTCGGCGGGCCGCAGGATTACATCGCGCAGAACGGCCACCCGCGCCTCCGCATGCGCCACGCCCGCGTGCCCGTCGATATCGCCATGCGGGACGCCTGGATGCGGGCGATGACGACCGCCATGGATGAGGTCGGCGTGGCGCCGGACCTCCGCACGTTCCTCCTCGGCCGCCTGGCCGACGTCGCCGACTTCATGCGCAATCAACCGGGCTGA
- a CDS encoding SPOR domain-containing protein, with protein MRSSLHAVLRPFLALGLAGLLSTATRDAAACWDGWYAEVGGVGITRGLGVAEWNPEHAREAARWGARINALLPPGAALAIEWDEATCASDQGACGAVTTIAAGSEDLPATFRAVAKAFHVPAAKVRKARALDPELYTVQIFAGSKRRALAVKDHVAALDAGDHGFFVEGGFPAPKQTAHVLRDPEADGPHRVIVGTFLSRKEARAALAGLRAKGFGGYVRALPAGKAIQEESFTKMG; from the coding sequence ATGCGTAGCTCCCTCCATGCGGTTCTTCGCCCCTTTTTGGCCCTCGGCCTCGCGGGCCTGCTCTCCACCGCCACACGCGACGCTGCGGCTTGCTGGGACGGCTGGTACGCCGAGGTCGGCGGCGTTGGCATCACCCGCGGCCTCGGCGTCGCCGAATGGAACCCCGAGCACGCCCGCGAGGCCGCTCGCTGGGGCGCGCGCATAAATGCCCTTCTGCCGCCTGGCGCGGCGCTCGCCATCGAATGGGACGAGGCGACGTGTGCGAGCGACCAGGGCGCGTGTGGCGCAGTGACGACGATCGCGGCTGGCTCGGAGGACCTGCCGGCGACGTTCCGCGCCGTGGCGAAGGCGTTTCATGTTCCCGCCGCCAAGGTGCGGAAGGCGCGCGCGCTCGATCCCGAGCTCTACACCGTGCAGATCTTCGCCGGCAGCAAGCGCCGCGCCCTCGCCGTGAAGGACCACGTGGCGGCTCTCGACGCCGGCGATCACGGCTTTTTCGTCGAGGGAGGGTTTCCCGCCCCCAAGCAAACCGCGCACGTGCTCCGTGATCCCGAGGCCGATGGTCCGCACCGGGTGATTGTCGGCACGTTCTTGAGCCGCAAGGAGGCCCGGGCCGCGCTCGCCGGGCTGCGCGCCAAGGGGTTCGGCGGGTACGTGCGCGCGTTGCCTGCGGGCAAGGCAATCCAGGAGGAGTCGTTCACGAAAATGGGGTGA
- a CDS encoding phospholipase C — MRIPRPLFALALVSCIPACTSPSSPPAPADPELPGPPEWNRDVVEPADQEAATARESCAYRAGALPAETQGESHPVGAEIPIDHIIVAMMENRSFDHYLQKIGDVGIDADVAPEGFTNLDPDGNPIAPFPLDQHCFVDTAHSWGAIKQQIAGGAMSGFVTTNEGAHELPMNGDLSMLLGRRAMGYYTEADLPLVYWLAKNFSIGDRYFASAPTATWPNRMFMHAATSFGLKSNDFPQGVEATLIDYLNKRKISWRFYYENTPTFAMFIERYLELRQEENRFVPMSQFFTDAAEGKLPQVAFIDPDGTSSGQMDHTDEHPPTPATLGQNWLAEAIAALVASPHWSRSAMFINYDEHGGLYDHVPPPKACAPDDRELDDTDRAVFESYGVRVPFFVVSPYAKKGYVSHDVYDHTSVVRFIEARFQIPALTHRDANALAPWDVFDFKSTPAKELPNVPNVPVDEAIMSECRALWGE, encoded by the coding sequence ATGCGCATCCCCCGCCCGCTCTTCGCCTTGGCGCTCGTTTCGTGCATTCCGGCGTGCACCTCGCCGTCCTCGCCGCCGGCGCCGGCGGATCCGGAGCTGCCTGGCCCGCCCGAGTGGAATCGCGACGTCGTCGAGCCCGCGGACCAGGAAGCCGCGACGGCGCGCGAGAGCTGCGCCTACCGCGCGGGCGCGCTGCCGGCCGAGACGCAAGGGGAGAGCCACCCCGTCGGCGCGGAGATCCCGATCGATCACATCATCGTCGCGATGATGGAAAACCGCTCCTTCGATCACTACCTCCAGAAGATCGGCGACGTGGGGATCGACGCCGACGTCGCGCCCGAAGGCTTCACGAACCTCGACCCGGACGGGAACCCCATCGCGCCGTTCCCGCTCGATCAACACTGCTTCGTCGACACCGCGCATAGCTGGGGCGCCATCAAGCAGCAGATCGCCGGCGGCGCGATGAGCGGCTTCGTCACCACGAACGAGGGCGCGCACGAGCTCCCCATGAACGGCGATCTCAGCATGCTGCTCGGACGACGCGCGATGGGGTATTACACCGAGGCCGATCTGCCTCTCGTGTACTGGCTCGCGAAAAACTTCTCGATCGGCGATCGGTACTTCGCGTCGGCGCCCACCGCGACCTGGCCCAATCGAATGTTCATGCACGCCGCGACCTCGTTCGGGCTGAAGTCGAACGATTTTCCGCAGGGCGTGGAGGCGACGCTGATCGATTACCTGAACAAGCGGAAAATCTCGTGGCGCTTCTATTACGAGAACACGCCCACGTTCGCCATGTTCATCGAGCGGTACCTCGAGCTCCGGCAGGAGGAGAACCGCTTCGTGCCGATGAGCCAGTTCTTCACCGACGCGGCGGAGGGCAAGTTGCCTCAGGTCGCGTTCATCGATCCCGACGGCACCAGCAGCGGGCAGATGGACCATACCGACGAGCACCCCCCGACGCCGGCGACGCTCGGGCAGAACTGGCTCGCCGAGGCGATCGCCGCGCTCGTGGCGAGCCCGCATTGGAGCCGCTCGGCGATGTTCATCAACTACGACGAGCACGGCGGGCTTTACGACCACGTGCCACCGCCGAAGGCCTGCGCGCCCGACGATCGCGAGCTCGACGACACCGATCGCGCCGTCTTCGAATCGTACGGCGTCCGTGTCCCGTTCTTCGTCGTCTCGCCGTACGCGAAAAAGGGCTACGTGAGCCACGACGTCTACGATCACACCTCGGTCGTTCGGTTCATCGAGGCGCGCTTCCAGATCCCGGCGCTCACCCATCGCGACGCCAATGCGCTCGCGCCGTGGGACGTCTTCGATTTCAAGTCCACCCCCGCCAAAGAGCTCCCGAACGTGCCGAACGTGCCCGTGGACGAGGCCATCATGAGCGAATGCAGGGCGCTCTGGGGCGAATAG
- a CDS encoding MFS transporter, with amino-acid sequence MGRALLHRNYRLFFFGQGVSLIGTWLTRVATSWLVYRLTDSALILGLVGFAGQIPTFVLAPFGGVLVDRWNRHRILVVTQVLAMVQSALLAFFALTHTITVAHVLALSVFQGVINAFDTPARQAFVVDMVEDRADLPNAIALNSSMVNAARLLGPSVAGVLIAAVGEGTCFLIDAVSYGAVIASLLMMRLPPVARAPARSRILAELHEGFRYAASFAPIRAILLLLALVSLTGVPYTVLMPVFAARVIGGGPHILGILMGASGVGAVAGALLLASRRSVLGLGRTMVIAGALFGAGLIAFSFSRWLPLSMVIMVVVGGGMMVQMAASNTLLQTLVDEDKRGRVMSFYTMAFFGMAPFGSLAAGWLGAHVGAPMTVRLGGVVTLVGVAVFLHKLPALRRAVRPTYVRLGILPEIAAGISQTTNKQG; translated from the coding sequence ATCGGCACGTGGCTCACGCGCGTCGCCACGAGCTGGCTCGTGTATCGGCTGACGGACTCGGCGCTGATCCTCGGGCTCGTCGGCTTTGCCGGGCAAATCCCGACGTTCGTCCTCGCTCCGTTCGGGGGCGTGCTCGTCGACCGCTGGAACCGCCACCGCATCCTCGTCGTCACGCAGGTGCTCGCGATGGTGCAATCGGCGCTCCTCGCGTTTTTCGCGCTCACCCACACGATCACGGTCGCGCACGTGCTCGCGCTCTCGGTGTTCCAGGGGGTCATCAACGCCTTCGACACGCCGGCGCGGCAGGCGTTCGTCGTCGACATGGTGGAAGATCGGGCGGATCTCCCGAATGCAATCGCCCTCAACTCCTCCATGGTCAACGCCGCGCGGCTGCTCGGCCCGTCCGTCGCGGGCGTGCTCATCGCGGCCGTCGGCGAGGGAACTTGTTTTTTGATCGACGCCGTCAGTTACGGGGCCGTCATCGCCTCGCTCCTCATGATGCGCCTCCCGCCCGTGGCGCGGGCGCCGGCGCGGAGCCGCATCCTCGCCGAGCTGCACGAGGGCTTCCGGTATGCGGCCTCGTTCGCGCCCATTCGAGCCATTCTGCTGCTGCTCGCGCTCGTGAGCCTCACGGGCGTGCCGTACACGGTGCTCATGCCCGTCTTCGCCGCACGGGTCATCGGCGGCGGCCCGCATATTCTCGGAATCCTCATGGGCGCGTCGGGCGTCGGCGCGGTCGCTGGGGCGCTCCTCCTGGCGTCGCGCCGGAGCGTGCTCGGCCTCGGGCGCACGATGGTCATCGCCGGCGCGCTCTTCGGCGCAGGGCTCATCGCCTTCTCGTTTTCGAGGTGGCTGCCGCTCTCGATGGTGATCATGGTGGTGGTCGGCGGCGGCATGATGGTGCAAATGGCGGCGAGCAACACGCTGCTGCAAACGCTCGTCGACGAGGACAAACGCGGCCGCGTGATGAGCTTTTACACGATGGCATTTTTCGGCATGGCTCCGTTCGGGAGCCTCGCAGCCGGCTGGCTCGGGGCGCATGTCGGCGCGCCGATGACGGTGCGGCTCGGCGGCGTGGTGACGCTCGTCGGCGTGGCGGTCTTCCTGCACAAGCTGCCCGCGCTGCGCCGCGCCGTGAGGCCCACCTACGTCCGGCTCGGGATCCTGCCGGAAATCGCAGCCGGCATCAGCCAGACGACGAACAAGCAGGGATAG